In Candidatus Zixiibacteriota bacterium, the genomic window TATGACCTCAGATTCCCCGAATTAATCCGCAGGATGACACTCGAACGCCTCCAGGTGTTGTTCGTCCCGGCGCACTGGGCGAAAGCACGCGAATTTGCATGGAAAACTCTTCTCTGCGCACGAGCTATCGAAAATCAGGTTTTCGTCGTCGGCCTGAATAATGCGAGCAAGTCATTCTGCTTTGCTCCGGAAGGGGAATGCCGCTATGAAAGTGAAGACATTGTAGACTTCGCCACATTCGAAATCGATCTTAATGAGATTGATGAATCGAAGAAGCTGTTCAACACGCGATTCGATACAGAGCTGCTGTAGATAGTACCAGGACGAGCATCACTGGGTGGCAAACAAAACATCCCGCACAAACACACCGATCATCACAGCCGCCAACACGAGTTTCACAATCACTCCAGCGACGAATCCAATGAATGTCCCGAAGCCTGCTTTTAGCGCAGCTACGGATGCCTTGCCGGCAATCAGTTCAAAGGCGACCGCCCCGACGAACGGACCGATTATCATTCCGGGCAAAGCACCGACGAAGAGTCCTACAATCATACCGACGAATGCACCAACGATGCCCCATTTGCTGGCGCCCATTTTCTTTGCGCCATAGAGTCCGGCTACCCAGTCGAGAACGAGGGAGAGCAGAGTCAGCAGTCCGAAAATAAACAAATAGTTGAAGCCGATCTGCTCGAAGCCGGTCAGGAGTCCATACAAGAATGCGGCTGCCCATATAATCGGAATCCCCGGTATTACAGGCAGGACACTGCCGATCAATCCGAACAACATCAAGATAAGCGTCAGAATGAAGTATGTGATCTCCGAAGCGCTCATGTCATGAAGCCTTGATGAGTTTCACGAGCTGCGGAGCATCGTTCCAATCACGAAGAATGTGATCAGCTTTGGTCCCATCCAGGTACTCATCATTCAAGCCGACGTACAGGCAAGTCTTCGCTCCGAGTGCCGAGGCACCCTTGATATCAGTCCACTCTGTATCGCCGATATGC contains:
- a CDS encoding DUF456 domain-containing protein, with product MSASEITYFILTLILMLFGLIGSVLPVIPGIPIIWAAAFLYGLLTGFEQIGFNYLFIFGLLTLLSLVLDWVAGLYGAKKMGASKWGIVGAFVGMIVGLFVGALPGMIIGPFVGAVAFELIAGKASVAALKAGFGTFIGFVAGVIVKLVLAAVMIGVFVRDVLFATQ